The following are from one region of the Thermodesulfobacteriota bacterium genome:
- a CDS encoding NAD(P)H-dependent glycerol-3-phosphate dehydrogenase: MSKERVAVLGAGSWGTTLANLLAGKGFDVSLWVREPEICSAIKERAENAVFLPGVKLSPNLRPTTSLAAALRGASIVLCVVPSHGIRDVFKEASAHIPEDAILASASKGIEESTGLTASAILKETVKGEREIVVLSGPTFAKEVSEGKPACVCAASGSADASAAVQRAFSTEVFRVYTNTDAVGVELGGALKNVIALAAGISDGLDLGNNARASLITRGLVEMGRLGVRMGARPETFYGLSGLGDLVLTCTGELSRNRTVGVKIGRGRSLEEVVDEMKMVAEGVKTSRAVKELARVHDVEMPITEAVIKVLYGGVSPMDAVMALMTRELKEE, translated from the coding sequence ATGTCGAAGGAACGTGTTGCAGTACTGGGTGCCGGCAGCTGGGGCACAACGCTGGCGAACCTCCTGGCCGGAAAAGGTTTCGATGTGTCGCTCTGGGTAAGAGAGCCGGAGATATGCTCGGCCATTAAAGAGAGGGCGGAGAACGCCGTCTTTCTTCCAGGGGTAAAACTCTCCCCGAACCTCCGCCCTACCACCTCCCTTGCCGCGGCCCTCCGCGGCGCCTCCATCGTCTTATGCGTGGTGCCGTCGCACGGCATAAGGGACGTCTTCAAGGAAGCGTCGGCCCACATACCGGAGGACGCCATCCTCGCAAGCGCCTCCAAGGGGATCGAGGAAAGCACCGGCCTCACCGCGAGCGCCATATTGAAGGAGACCGTCAAGGGGGAGCGTGAGATTGTAGTCCTCTCCGGCCCCACCTTCGCGAAGGAGGTGAGCGAGGGGAAGCCCGCCTGCGTGTGCGCGGCGTCCGGGTCGGCCGACGCGTCGGCCGCGGTCCAGCGGGCTTTCTCCACCGAGGTTTTCAGGGTCTACACCAATACCGACGCCGTCGGCGTGGAGCTCGGCGGGGCGCTCAAGAACGTAATCGCGCTGGCCGCGGGCATCTCCGACGGCCTGGATCTCGGCAATAACGCGAGGGCCTCGCTCATTACAAGGGGGCTCGTGGAGATGGGCCGGCTCGGGGTCAGGATGGGCGCGAGGCCCGAAACCTTCTACGGCCTCTCGGGCCTCGGGGACCTGGTCCTTACCTGCACCGGCGAGCTCAGCAGGAACAGGACGGTCGGCGTTAAGATAGGACGGGGCCGGAGCCTCGAAGAGGTGGTCGACGAGATGAAGATGGTGGCCGAGGGGGTGAAGACCTCCAGGGCCGTAAAGGAGCTCGCTCGCGTGCATGACGTCGAGATGCCCATCACCGAGGCGGTAATCAAGGTGCTCTATGGGGGGGTCTCCCCGATGGACGCCGTGATGGCGCTTATGACAAGGGAGCTCAAAGAGGAGTGA
- a CDS encoding ATP-binding protein, translating into MYRRYKKSIHSKILSLVLVVIAMMIAASYLWQYSNEKTQLIEEKLRASEMVAQVILNDVATDMLEGRADMIRHFMEDMSAAEHVDRLAIIRGNGVEEAFKDMKTIREVEGRLGGVRQEWLKGHAEVENNVAEGVDDPGFKKAFEAFKKDWRSEPVHYVEEDGRYLTYLRPIEEQEACGMCHVPEGARGVLMISTSLDGMYAALKDARDRLLLSGVLTLLIVGTLLSLLIRAFVTGPIGRAVGVIESVTEKIAAGKANISARVDVSSQDEVGYLANAFNEMIESLNTRVREKRLLLEKVSKSRQEWETTFDSINDLITIHDRDHNLMKVNKAFAEKVGREPKELIGEKCYTYFHCTEEPIDDCPHDKTLESKCMESLELREPHLKGDYHITTYPILNEVGEVTATVHIARDITEEKALKERLIHTEKLSGIGKFVAGIAHELNNPLMGIMGYSQLLMESPGDRKVEDIKDKLGKIYKESMRTAKIVQNLLTFARARKPERARHNLNDMVRETLELRESSFRYNNIEVVTELSPDVPDTMVDYYQLQQVLINVVNNAADAMVAHRGEGKLEIKTTLKGRIIEISVIDNGPGIPAKFLNRVFEPFFTTKETGKGTGLGLSISHGILKEHGGWIDISSREGEGTTVTLELPVIAREDEEAEGEASGEERKEAAAGARVLVVDDEPGIREPLSDILSGEGFFVEVSSDGKEALDIMEGKEFDIVITDMKMQGMGGKEFYTAAVKRDGRMKDRFIVLTGDIFSQDVKDFLDKSGCPYLLKPFEAKNLLRMVNDRLSSVS; encoded by the coding sequence ATGTATCGCAGGTATAAGAAGAGCATCCATTCAAAGATACTCAGCCTGGTCCTCGTGGTTATAGCCATGATGATAGCCGCATCCTACCTCTGGCAGTACAGTAACGAGAAGACGCAGCTCATCGAGGAGAAGCTAAGGGCGAGTGAGATGGTGGCCCAAGTGATACTCAATGACGTGGCCACGGACATGCTGGAGGGGAGGGCCGATATGATCCGCCACTTCATGGAGGATATGAGTGCGGCGGAGCATGTGGACAGGCTCGCTATCATAAGGGGTAACGGCGTAGAGGAAGCCTTTAAGGATATGAAGACCATCCGGGAGGTCGAGGGAAGGCTCGGCGGTGTGAGGCAGGAGTGGTTAAAGGGGCACGCCGAGGTGGAGAATAACGTCGCGGAGGGCGTGGACGACCCGGGGTTTAAAAAGGCGTTCGAGGCGTTTAAGAAGGACTGGCGGAGCGAGCCGGTGCACTATGTGGAGGAGGATGGGAGGTATTTGACCTACCTCCGGCCCATAGAGGAGCAGGAGGCGTGCGGCATGTGCCACGTGCCGGAGGGGGCGAGGGGGGTGCTCATGATCTCCACCTCGCTCGACGGCATGTACGCCGCGCTTAAGGATGCGAGGGACCGGCTCCTCCTCTCTGGCGTCCTCACCCTGTTGATAGTGGGTACACTCCTCTCGCTCCTTATAAGGGCGTTCGTGACCGGCCCCATAGGCAGGGCCGTGGGCGTCATAGAGTCGGTTACCGAAAAGATAGCCGCCGGCAAGGCGAACATCTCGGCCCGCGTGGACGTGTCCTCACAAGACGAGGTGGGCTATCTCGCGAACGCGTTCAACGAGATGATAGAGTCTCTTAACACCAGGGTCAGGGAGAAGAGGCTGCTGCTGGAGAAGGTCAGCAAGAGCAGGCAGGAGTGGGAGACCACATTCGACTCCATAAACGACCTCATCACCATACACGACCGGGACCACAACCTCATGAAGGTCAACAAGGCCTTCGCCGAGAAGGTCGGCCGCGAGCCCAAGGAGCTTATCGGCGAGAAGTGCTACACGTACTTCCACTGCACCGAAGAGCCCATAGACGACTGCCCGCACGACAAGACGCTCGAGAGCAAATGCATGGAGAGCCTTGAGTTGAGGGAGCCCCACTTGAAGGGGGACTACCATATAACCACCTACCCGATATTGAACGAGGTCGGGGAGGTCACGGCGACCGTGCATATAGCCAGGGACATCACCGAGGAGAAGGCCTTGAAGGAGCGGCTCATACACACGGAAAAGCTCTCGGGCATAGGCAAGTTCGTCGCGGGCATCGCCCACGAGCTCAATAATCCGCTTATGGGGATTATGGGCTACAGCCAGCTCCTTATGGAGAGCCCGGGCGACAGGAAGGTGGAGGATATCAAGGACAAGCTCGGCAAGATATACAAGGAGTCCATGAGGACGGCCAAGATAGTGCAGAACCTCCTTACCTTCGCCAGGGCCAGGAAGCCCGAGAGGGCCCGGCACAACCTGAACGACATGGTACGCGAGACGCTCGAACTCAGGGAGTCCTCGTTCAGGTACAACAATATAGAGGTGGTAACGGAGCTGTCCCCGGACGTGCCGGATACGATGGTCGATTACTACCAGCTCCAGCAGGTGCTCATAAACGTCGTCAACAACGCGGCCGACGCCATGGTGGCCCACAGGGGAGAGGGGAAGCTCGAGATAAAGACGACGCTCAAGGGCCGTATAATAGAGATTTCCGTAATCGACAACGGCCCGGGCATACCCGCGAAGTTCTTAAACAGGGTCTTCGAGCCCTTCTTCACCACCAAGGAGACGGGGAAGGGCACCGGGCTGGGCCTTTCCATAAGCCACGGCATACTGAAAGAGCACGGGGGATGGATAGACATCTCGAGCCGCGAGGGGGAGGGGACCACCGTGACGCTGGAGCTCCCCGTGATCGCCAGAGAGGATGAAGAGGCGGAAGGGGAGGCGTCCGGGGAGGAGCGGAAAGAGGCCGCCGCGGGCGCGAGGGTGCTGGTCGTGGACGACGAGCCGGGCATAAGGGAGCCGCTCTCCGACATCCTCTCGGGCGAGGGCTTCTTCGTAGAGGTCTCCTCCGACGGCAAGGAGGCCCTGGACATCATGGAAGGGAAGGAGTTCGACATCGTAATAACCGACATGAAGATGCAGGGGATGGGGGGGAAAGAGTTCTATACCGCCGCCGTTAAAAGAGACGGCCGCATGAAGGACAGGTTCATAGTGCTTACCGGAGATATCTTCAGCCAGGACGTAAAGGACTTCCTCGATAAGAGCGGCTGTCCCTACCTTTTAAAGCCCTTTGAGGCGAAGAACCTCCTGCGCATGGTGAACGACAGGCTCTCTTCGGTTTCGTAA
- a CDS encoding tetratricopeptide repeat protein gives EEVAGIYVTLGERAKAIEEYRRLIVEKPAEAGRFRYRIAAEYMKANDFDRARAEFGEILRSSPRSPLRPEIHYQLAAMYHLEGRLEDAMEAYDTVISEFPDHMLSIEARLGVASALEESGRLAEALERFVALEGDYPNKEVVRIRIASIEERLKKGPAPRKKKK, from the coding sequence GAGGAGGTGGCGGGGATATACGTTACTCTCGGCGAGCGCGCAAAGGCCATAGAGGAGTACCGCCGGCTTATCGTGGAAAAGCCCGCCGAGGCCGGTCGTTTCCGCTACCGGATAGCCGCCGAATACATGAAGGCGAACGACTTCGACAGGGCCAGGGCGGAGTTCGGTGAGATATTGAGGTCCTCGCCCCGGAGCCCGCTCAGGCCGGAAATACACTACCAACTGGCCGCCATGTACCACCTCGAGGGGCGGCTCGAAGACGCCATGGAGGCGTACGACACGGTGATCTCGGAGTTCCCCGACCACATGCTCTCCATAGAGGCGCGGCTCGGGGTGGCCTCGGCCCTGGAGGAGTCCGGGCGGCTCGCCGAGGCACTCGAGCGGTTCGTGGCTCTCGAGGGCGACTACCCCAATAAAGAGGTGGTAAGGATACGGATAGCGTCCATAGAGGAGAGGCTTAAAAAGGGGCCCGCCCCCAGGAAGAAGAAAAAGTAG